A region of Terriglobia bacterium DNA encodes the following proteins:
- a CDS encoding class I SAM-dependent methyltransferase → MALRPREKDTTAAAADGDAAPVAALKGRPCGGLARVLARAFREGKPEILVLGPLCGESVVYLAGRGARVHVEDFEPPPPVPVRRPGEPPPEVAPVRLDQPDALFHLVLAWEAADFVPPDRLAEVGGEFRRILRDGGGLFLFSHGRPEAEDERLSRYVLLADDLISREMIGRDRRQRYVHPTRDLERALKGFAIQGIQLQRTQMREITALKSETG, encoded by the coding sequence GTGGCCCTGAGGCCACGAGAGAAGGACACGACGGCTGCCGCGGCGGACGGCGATGCGGCGCCCGTCGCCGCCCTCAAGGGGCGCCCCTGCGGTGGCCTGGCGCGCGTCCTCGCGCGCGCGTTTCGGGAGGGCAAGCCCGAGATCCTCGTGCTCGGGCCGCTGTGCGGGGAGTCGGTGGTGTACCTCGCCGGACGCGGCGCTCGTGTGCACGTCGAGGATTTCGAGCCCCCGCCGCCCGTGCCGGTGCGGCGGCCAGGGGAGCCGCCTCCCGAGGTCGCTCCGGTGCGGCTCGACCAGCCGGACGCGCTGTTCCACCTGGTCCTCGCATGGGAGGCCGCCGATTTCGTCCCGCCGGACCGCCTCGCGGAGGTCGGCGGAGAGTTCCGCCGCATCCTCCGGGACGGAGGGGGGCTCTTCCTCTTTTCCCACGGGCGTCCCGAGGCCGAGGACGAAAGGCTATCGCGCTACGTGCTCCTCGCGGACGACCTGATCTCCCGCGAGATGATCGGGCGCGACCGGCGTCAGCGGTACGTGCATCCTACGCGCGATCTCGAGCGGGCGCTCAAGGGCTTCGCGATCCAGGGAATCCAGCTCCAGCGGACGCAGATGCGGGAGATCACCGCGCTCAAGTCCGAGACGGGCTGA
- a CDS encoding polymer-forming cytoskeletal protein — MEKLVNIGQSIQIKGELTGNEDLTIEGKVDGKIGLKDHNLTIGANGKITAEIQAKTVMVIGEVVGNITADDKVEVAATGSMRGDIVAPRVVLADGARFKGSIDMDRKPGAPGAPPRPGIPGATGGAA, encoded by the coding sequence ATGGAGAAGCTCGTGAACATCGGTCAGTCGATTCAGATCAAAGGGGAGCTCACCGGGAACGAGGACCTCACCATTGAGGGGAAGGTCGACGGCAAGATCGGTCTCAAGGACCACAACCTGACGATCGGCGCCAACGGGAAGATCACCGCCGAGATTCAGGCCAAGACGGTGATGGTGATCGGCGAAGTGGTGGGGAACATCACCGCGGACGACAAGGTGGAAGTGGCGGCCACCGGCTCGATGAGGGGGGACATCGTCGCGCCGAGAGTGGTGCTGGCCGACGGCGCCCGATTCAAGGGCAGCATCGACATGGACCGCAAGCCCGGCGCTCCCGGCGCTCCTCCGAGACCCGGGATCCCCGGCGCCACGGGCGGCGCCGCCTAG
- a CDS encoding GWxTD domain-containing protein yields MTPPAPSRIRRVAGILVVLAATAAGGSAARSAKAPEIKDWPDGPVRYIMSDLEVRAFKQLKDDASRAIFVERFWAKRDPTPNTLANEYRQMFWQRVREANDKFVDSSKPGWMTDRGKIFVLYGPPTSIEEDSNAQIEGLTPTTTRGLIRWLYEGRPAPNKSLDTIVVVPFARDVSGEYKLSQDPRLASVFFDFDALKDKNSAFWNNWLSTRAWPGGKNDLGVMLDQGTLQAIPSQEEYLIGRVETFETYAAHSVAAEVDRYRPQGFEGKTLVTVTVSIPERDYETVPSILARFTPLDATKAQRILGEGSFHVDGSGSERVAQGRLFLDPGTWTLTILVADPEGKSNGIQHSDLELPAPKAGLGVSDVVLARSLEPVAYASLASYEEPYLVGSFRVVPLPGRSLHRGDAVNVFYEIYGGHPPYRVVYRIEGKENDGRFTALGKPVVLDPAQGAQGWSLPTGDRWPAGDYRVRIEVTDAAGGSATASVPFALAAREPS; encoded by the coding sequence ATGACGCCTCCGGCCCCCTCCCGCATCCGGCGCGTCGCGGGGATCCTCGTCGTGCTGGCGGCGACGGCCGCCGGCGGCTCCGCCGCGCGGTCGGCGAAGGCCCCCGAAATCAAGGACTGGCCCGACGGTCCCGTCCGCTACATCATGTCGGACTTGGAGGTGCGCGCCTTCAAGCAGTTGAAGGACGACGCCTCGCGGGCGATCTTCGTCGAGCGATTCTGGGCGAAGCGGGATCCGACCCCGAACACTCTGGCCAACGAGTACCGCCAGATGTTCTGGCAGCGGGTCAGGGAGGCCAACGACAAGTTCGTCGACAGCTCCAAGCCCGGGTGGATGACCGACCGCGGGAAGATCTTCGTCCTCTACGGGCCGCCCACGTCGATCGAGGAGGACTCGAACGCCCAGATCGAGGGGTTGACGCCGACCACGACCCGCGGGCTCATCCGCTGGCTCTACGAGGGGCGCCCGGCTCCCAACAAGTCGCTTGACACCATCGTCGTCGTCCCGTTCGCCCGCGACGTCTCGGGGGAGTACAAGCTGTCGCAGGATCCACGGCTCGCCAGCGTGTTCTTCGATTTCGACGCGCTCAAGGACAAGAACTCGGCGTTCTGGAACAACTGGCTGAGCACCCGGGCCTGGCCCGGAGGAAAGAACGACCTCGGCGTCATGCTCGACCAGGGCACGCTGCAGGCGATCCCGTCCCAGGAGGAGTACCTCATCGGGCGGGTCGAGACGTTCGAGACCTATGCCGCCCACTCGGTCGCGGCGGAGGTGGACCGGTACCGGCCTCAGGGATTCGAGGGGAAGACGCTCGTGACCGTCACGGTGAGCATCCCCGAGCGCGACTACGAGACCGTTCCCTCGATCCTCGCGAGGTTCACGCCGCTCGATGCCACGAAGGCCCAGCGCATCCTCGGCGAAGGATCGTTCCACGTCGACGGATCGGGGAGCGAGAGGGTCGCGCAGGGACGGCTGTTCCTGGACCCCGGGACCTGGACGCTCACGATCCTCGTCGCGGATCCGGAGGGGAAGAGCAACGGCATCCAGCATTCCGACCTCGAGCTCCCGGCTCCCAAGGCGGGCCTCGGCGTCAGCGACGTGGTCCTCGCCCGGTCGCTCGAGCCGGTCGCTTACGCGTCGCTGGCCTCGTACGAGGAGCCGTACCTCGTCGGGTCGTTCCGCGTCGTCCCGCTGCCCGGCAGGTCGCTCCACCGCGGCGACGCGGTGAACGTGTTCTACGAGATCTACGGCGGGCACCCTCCCTACCGTGTCGTCTACCGGATCGAGGGGAAGGAGAACGACGGGCGGTTCACGGCGCTGGGGAAGCCTGTCGTGCTGGATCCGGCCCAAGGGGCGCAGGGCTGGTCGCTCCCGACCGGCGACCGCTGGCCGGCGGGCGATTACCGCGTCCGGATCGAGGTCACCGACGCGGCCGGAGGCTCGGCCACGGCGAGCGTCCCGTTCGCGCTGGCCGCTCGCGAGCCGTCCTGA